The following proteins come from a genomic window of Halorussus halophilus:
- a CDS encoding DUF7503 family protein — MNQNMIAEYLRENPKAMGVLFSACLLLMEAGNVAANGASAHAGP; from the coding sequence ATGAACCAGAACATGATTGCGGAGTACCTGCGTGAGAATCCGAAAGCGATGGGCGTCCTGTTCTCGGCCTGCTTGCTGTTGATGGAAGCAGGGAACGTGGCGGCGAACGGGGCATCGGCACATGCTGGCCCATAA
- a CDS encoding DUF5779 family protein — translation MGSFDLDLQTVEKEIDRDEEGTEATNRRIALGVLDGTTDHREWFDIVESGDVLVLAIQGDLPELAGELAPMVKERGGNVVHFRDFLIVSPADVSIDTERLK, via the coding sequence ATGGGAAGCTTCGACCTCGACCTTCAGACGGTCGAGAAGGAGATAGATCGGGACGAGGAGGGCACTGAGGCGACCAACCGGCGCATTGCGCTCGGCGTCCTCGATGGAACGACCGACCACCGAGAGTGGTTCGACATCGTGGAGAGCGGCGACGTACTGGTCCTCGCGATTCAGGGCGACCTCCCAGAACTCGCGGGCGAACTCGCACCGATGGTCAAAGAACGCGGCGGCAACGTCGTCCACTTCCGAGACTTCCTCATCGTCTCGCCAGCGGACGTGAGCATCGACACGGAGCGACTGAAGTAG
- a CDS encoding VOC family protein, producing the protein MLSGLRWLALEAKYLDRAREFYTTTLDLPVVGETDDEVVLAAGETDLLLRRPASVPRGGVHTHYALATPPSKYDAWYDRLDEDFELTEFDFGGSRSLYFYDPDGNCVEIGGCGAGEGDITSVFEIALEVEDLARAESFYCTLGFEVVDRGDDRPRVRLDGPVALELWEPQLGIADARGGLHVDIGFETEDPTAAAEAVAEQACAVEERGDDVRVRDPDGHYVTFR; encoded by the coding sequence ATGCTCTCGGGGTTGCGTTGGCTGGCGCTCGAAGCGAAGTATCTCGACCGCGCGCGAGAGTTCTACACCACGACTCTCGACCTGCCAGTCGTCGGCGAAACCGACGACGAGGTAGTTCTCGCGGCCGGAGAGACAGACCTACTGCTCAGACGACCGGCGTCGGTGCCGCGCGGTGGCGTCCACACCCACTACGCGCTCGCGACGCCGCCGTCGAAGTACGACGCGTGGTACGACCGACTCGACGAGGACTTCGAGTTGACCGAGTTCGACTTCGGCGGGTCGCGCTCGCTGTACTTCTACGACCCGGACGGCAACTGCGTCGAAATCGGTGGTTGTGGCGCGGGCGAGGGGGACATCACGTCGGTGTTCGAAATCGCCCTCGAAGTCGAGGACCTCGCGCGTGCGGAGTCGTTCTACTGCACGCTCGGGTTCGAGGTCGTGGACCGCGGGGACGACCGGCCGCGTGTGCGCCTCGACGGGCCGGTAGCGCTCGAACTCTGGGAACCCCAACTGGGAATCGCCGACGCTCGTGGCGGACTCCACGTCGATATCGGATTCGAGACCGAGGACCCCACAGCGGCCGCCGAGGCTGTGGCCGAGCAAGCGTGCGCTGTCGAAGAGCGAGGCGATGACGTGCGCGTGCGCGACCCAGACGGTCACTATGTGACCTTCAGGTAG
- a CDS encoding MBL fold metallo-hydrolase, with translation MPLKQSQPATEFEEIDRWDHGVGWLAHPDETMQRASHALEVDGKVWVVDPVDAPELDDLLAEFGTVEGVVVLLNRHFRDADEIARRHDVPVYVPSWFDRVQEMRAPLKRFDGTLPETDYRVVKVFDSFGWEEAALYDDESGTLVVPEAIGSAPYFTTESERLGVHPMLRPIPPKALRGLRPERIVVGHGAGVADDAASVLTATLRGARRRTPKLFARNIRLFLTD, from the coding sequence ATGCCACTAAAACAGTCCCAACCGGCGACGGAGTTCGAGGAGATAGACCGCTGGGACCACGGCGTCGGTTGGCTAGCCCACCCCGACGAGACGATGCAACGAGCGAGCCACGCGCTCGAAGTAGACGGCAAGGTGTGGGTCGTAGACCCAGTAGACGCGCCGGAACTCGACGACCTGCTGGCGGAGTTCGGGACAGTCGAAGGTGTCGTCGTCCTGCTCAACCGCCACTTCCGCGACGCCGACGAAATCGCTCGTCGCCACGACGTCCCGGTGTACGTCCCCTCGTGGTTCGACCGCGTGCAGGAGATGCGCGCGCCGCTGAAACGCTTCGACGGAACGCTGCCCGAGACCGACTATCGCGTCGTCAAGGTCTTCGACTCGTTCGGGTGGGAAGAGGCCGCACTGTACGACGACGAGTCTGGAACGCTCGTGGTCCCCGAAGCCATCGGCAGTGCCCCGTACTTCACCACCGAAAGCGAACGCTTAGGCGTCCATCCGATGCTCAGACCGATACCACCGAAGGCACTGCGCGGCCTCCGACCGGAGCGCATCGTGGTCGGCCACGGTGCCGGCGTGGCTGATGACGCCGCATCGGTACTCACGGCGACGCTTCGCGGTGCGCGGCGACGAACACCGAAACTATTCGCTCGAAACATTCGGCTGTTCTTAACTGATTGA